One part of the Pelodiscus sinensis isolate JC-2024 chromosome 16, ASM4963464v1, whole genome shotgun sequence genome encodes these proteins:
- the IGFALS gene encoding insulin-like growth factor-binding protein complex acid labile subunit isoform X1: protein MFPSHASAAMNTRKADTLLLLLVLVPTAGCQSPSKDAPKEQSDTELLKCPSSCACSYDDYSEELNIFCSSRNLTCFPEDIPSNVKSLWLDGNNLFSVPAAAFSNLSNLDFLNLQSSQLASIEQHAFHGLKGLYHLHLERNRLKHLAPNTFLHTQNLATLSLNNNLFSKIEEDLFAGLSNLWYLNLGWNSLVVLPDKVFHHLPNLRELVLAGNKLPYLQHQIFCSLSELKELDLSRNLLKGIKLNIFVKLQKLQKLYLNHNLINAIAPRAFMGMKSLRWLDLSHNRLISLFEETFLGLLSLHVLRLSSNSITSLRPRTFKDLQFLEELQLGHNRIRSLTERTFDGLGQLEVLTLNNNQIQEIRVGAFLGLFNVAVMNLSGNCLKALPDYVFKGLTKLHSLHLENSCLSRIRPQTFSSLSCLRRLSLQHNTISVIEDQSLNELHDLLELDLKHNRLTHLSSDMFVGLNNLEYLLLSSNQLLEISHNTFNSLQRLFWLDLSNNHLETLDKNIITPLTSLRYLSIRNNSLETFSVDSLSPLPVLEQLWLEGNKWHCNCSLKELRHFSLQHPTVVPRFVQSLTEGEDSNIPVYVYNNLTCLSPPDVAGLDLREISEDHFADC from the coding sequence cagacaccCTCTTATTACTCTTGGTCTTGGTACCAACGGCAGGGTGCCAATCTCCCAGCAAAGATGCACCCAAAGAGCAGTCTGACACAGAGCTCCTAAAATGTCCGAGCTCATGTGCTTGCAGCTATGACGACTACAGTGAGGAACTCAACATCTTCTGCAGCTCCCGGAACCTGACCTGCTTCCCAGAAGACATTCCCAGCAATGTTAAGTCATTATGGCTGGATGGAAACAACTTATTTTCTGTGCCAGCTGCAGCCTTCAGTAATCTTTCCAACCTGGACTTCCTTAAtctgcagagcagccagctggcAAGCATTGAGCAGCATGCCTTTCATGGGTTAAAAGGCCTCTACCACCTGCACCTGGAACGGAACAGGCTAAAACATTTGGCACCCAACACTTTCCTTCACACACAGAACCTTGCCACCTTAAGCCTCAACAACAATCTCTTCAGCAAAATTGAGGAAGACCTGTTTGCTGGGCTCTCCAACCTCTGGTACCTGAACCTCGGGTGGAATTCCTTAGTGGTGTTGCCTGATAAAGTGTTCCATCACTTGCCTAACCTGAGGGAGCTAGTCTTGGCTGGGAACAAGCTGCCCTACCTGCAACACCAAATATTCTGCAGTCTCAGTGAGCTGAAGGAGCTGGATTTGAGTAGGAACTTGTTGAAAGGCATCAAGCTCAATATCTTTGTCAAGTTGCAGAAGCTACAGAAGCTGTACCTCAACCACAACCTGATCAATGCCATTGCCCCACGTGCTTTTATGGGGATGAAGTCCCTCAGGTGGTTGGACCTCTCCCACAATCGTCTCATCTCACTCTTTGAAGAAACATTCCTGGGTCTCTTGAGCCTGCATGTATTGCGTTTATCCAGTAACTCAATCACCAGCCTGCGCCCAAGGACTTTCAAagacctccagttcctggaggagctgcagctgggaCACAACAGGATCAGGAGCCTCACAGAAAGGACTTTCGATGGGCTAGGCCAGCTGGAGGTCCTTACACTGAACAACAACCAAATTCAAGAGATCAGGGTTGGGGCATTCCTTGGGCTCTTTAATGTCGCAGTGATGAACTTGTCTGGTAACTGCCTCAAGGCACTTCCTGACTATGTCTTTAAGGGTCTAACCAAGCTGCACAGCCTTCACCTGGAAAACAGCTGTCTGAGCAGAATCAGGCCACAAACTTTCTCTAGCCTTTCCTGCCTCCGGAGGCTCTCCTTGCAACACAACACCATATCTGTGATTGAAGACCAGAGTCTGAATGAACTGCATGATCTTTTGGAGCTGGACCTTAAGCATAACAGGCTGACCCATCTTTCCTCCGACATGTTTGTAGGCCTCAATAACCTTGAATACCTACTCCTTTCCTCCAACCAGCTGCTGGAGATCTCTCACAACACTTTCAACTCACTTCAGCGTCTCTTCTGGCTTGACCTCTCCAACAACCATTTGGAGACACTGGACAAAAACATAATTACCCCTTTGACAAGCTTGCGGTATCTTAGCATCAGAAACAATTCCCTGGAAACCTTCTCAGTTGATTCTCTGAGCCCTTTACCTGTGCTGGAGCAGTTGTGGCTGGAAGGAAACAAGTGGCACTGCAACTGCTCACTGAAGGAACTAAGACACTTTTCCTTGCAGCATCCTACAGTGGTTCCACGCTTTGTCCAGTCCCTTACAGAGGGAGAGGATTCCAACATACCTGTGTATGTGTACAACAACCTTACCTGTCTGAGCCCACCAGACGTGGCCGGCCTTGACCTGAGGGAAATCAGTGAAGACCACTTTGCTGACTGCTAA
- the IGFALS gene encoding insulin-like growth factor-binding protein complex acid labile subunit isoform X2, protein MFPSHASAAMNTRKDTLLLLLVLVPTAGCQSPSKDAPKEQSDTELLKCPSSCACSYDDYSEELNIFCSSRNLTCFPEDIPSNVKSLWLDGNNLFSVPAAAFSNLSNLDFLNLQSSQLASIEQHAFHGLKGLYHLHLERNRLKHLAPNTFLHTQNLATLSLNNNLFSKIEEDLFAGLSNLWYLNLGWNSLVVLPDKVFHHLPNLRELVLAGNKLPYLQHQIFCSLSELKELDLSRNLLKGIKLNIFVKLQKLQKLYLNHNLINAIAPRAFMGMKSLRWLDLSHNRLISLFEETFLGLLSLHVLRLSSNSITSLRPRTFKDLQFLEELQLGHNRIRSLTERTFDGLGQLEVLTLNNNQIQEIRVGAFLGLFNVAVMNLSGNCLKALPDYVFKGLTKLHSLHLENSCLSRIRPQTFSSLSCLRRLSLQHNTISVIEDQSLNELHDLLELDLKHNRLTHLSSDMFVGLNNLEYLLLSSNQLLEISHNTFNSLQRLFWLDLSNNHLETLDKNIITPLTSLRYLSIRNNSLETFSVDSLSPLPVLEQLWLEGNKWHCNCSLKELRHFSLQHPTVVPRFVQSLTEGEDSNIPVYVYNNLTCLSPPDVAGLDLREISEDHFADC, encoded by the coding sequence acaccCTCTTATTACTCTTGGTCTTGGTACCAACGGCAGGGTGCCAATCTCCCAGCAAAGATGCACCCAAAGAGCAGTCTGACACAGAGCTCCTAAAATGTCCGAGCTCATGTGCTTGCAGCTATGACGACTACAGTGAGGAACTCAACATCTTCTGCAGCTCCCGGAACCTGACCTGCTTCCCAGAAGACATTCCCAGCAATGTTAAGTCATTATGGCTGGATGGAAACAACTTATTTTCTGTGCCAGCTGCAGCCTTCAGTAATCTTTCCAACCTGGACTTCCTTAAtctgcagagcagccagctggcAAGCATTGAGCAGCATGCCTTTCATGGGTTAAAAGGCCTCTACCACCTGCACCTGGAACGGAACAGGCTAAAACATTTGGCACCCAACACTTTCCTTCACACACAGAACCTTGCCACCTTAAGCCTCAACAACAATCTCTTCAGCAAAATTGAGGAAGACCTGTTTGCTGGGCTCTCCAACCTCTGGTACCTGAACCTCGGGTGGAATTCCTTAGTGGTGTTGCCTGATAAAGTGTTCCATCACTTGCCTAACCTGAGGGAGCTAGTCTTGGCTGGGAACAAGCTGCCCTACCTGCAACACCAAATATTCTGCAGTCTCAGTGAGCTGAAGGAGCTGGATTTGAGTAGGAACTTGTTGAAAGGCATCAAGCTCAATATCTTTGTCAAGTTGCAGAAGCTACAGAAGCTGTACCTCAACCACAACCTGATCAATGCCATTGCCCCACGTGCTTTTATGGGGATGAAGTCCCTCAGGTGGTTGGACCTCTCCCACAATCGTCTCATCTCACTCTTTGAAGAAACATTCCTGGGTCTCTTGAGCCTGCATGTATTGCGTTTATCCAGTAACTCAATCACCAGCCTGCGCCCAAGGACTTTCAAagacctccagttcctggaggagctgcagctgggaCACAACAGGATCAGGAGCCTCACAGAAAGGACTTTCGATGGGCTAGGCCAGCTGGAGGTCCTTACACTGAACAACAACCAAATTCAAGAGATCAGGGTTGGGGCATTCCTTGGGCTCTTTAATGTCGCAGTGATGAACTTGTCTGGTAACTGCCTCAAGGCACTTCCTGACTATGTCTTTAAGGGTCTAACCAAGCTGCACAGCCTTCACCTGGAAAACAGCTGTCTGAGCAGAATCAGGCCACAAACTTTCTCTAGCCTTTCCTGCCTCCGGAGGCTCTCCTTGCAACACAACACCATATCTGTGATTGAAGACCAGAGTCTGAATGAACTGCATGATCTTTTGGAGCTGGACCTTAAGCATAACAGGCTGACCCATCTTTCCTCCGACATGTTTGTAGGCCTCAATAACCTTGAATACCTACTCCTTTCCTCCAACCAGCTGCTGGAGATCTCTCACAACACTTTCAACTCACTTCAGCGTCTCTTCTGGCTTGACCTCTCCAACAACCATTTGGAGACACTGGACAAAAACATAATTACCCCTTTGACAAGCTTGCGGTATCTTAGCATCAGAAACAATTCCCTGGAAACCTTCTCAGTTGATTCTCTGAGCCCTTTACCTGTGCTGGAGCAGTTGTGGCTGGAAGGAAACAAGTGGCACTGCAACTGCTCACTGAAGGAACTAAGACACTTTTCCTTGCAGCATCCTACAGTGGTTCCACGCTTTGTCCAGTCCCTTACAGAGGGAGAGGATTCCAACATACCTGTGTATGTGTACAACAACCTTACCTGTCTGAGCCCACCAGACGTGGCCGGCCTTGACCTGAGGGAAATCAGTGAAGACCACTTTGCTGACTGCTAA